Proteins from a genomic interval of Clostridium sp. M62/1:
- a CDS encoding cation-translocating P-type ATPase, with amino-acid sequence MYEKKTIEETLQKLNADGKEGLKSGDVEERQRHYGRNVLEEKKHRTLLQRFVGQLCDSLIFVLFAAAGISVLLGEYSDAVIILTVVVLNAAVGVVQEGKAQKALEALRNMTRLEAVVIREGVEQEIDAQELVPGDLVVLDTGCQVPADIRLIQSAGLKIEESALTGESEPVTKEAGFIAEGKVAAGDRKNMAFMTSYVTSGRGRGIVTATGMGTEIGRIAAMIHEAPEEETPLQKRLGELGKILSLTAVALCAVLFVLAVVQKRDVMEMLITAISLAVAAVPEGLPAVVTIVLALSVTRMAKAGTIVRKLPSVETLGAVSVVCTDKTGTLTKNQMTVTEWNENGRVCEVGENGTDSKPCLPSERLAECFALCSDAVLESRTGDPTELALQEFALLAGVSRESANARKKRCGEIPFDSDRRMMTTLHREKGGYVSYTKGAPDEVILHCTKIWKNGEAVPMTPADQKRVRQAAETMSGKALRVLAAAMREGVSKPAERGLTFIGMAGMMDPPRDEAREAVELFKEASVRTVMITGDHVKTAGAIARQLGIAESGEECMTGEELDRTDDETLRKKIGTLSVFARVSPEHKVRIVNAFRSAGMITAMTGDGVNDAPSLKNADIGIAMGRSGTDVAKQAADMILTDDNFSTIEKAIEEGRGIYENIKKSVIFLLSSNFGEIATMFAAIAAGVASPLKPSHILWINLITDSLPALALGVDQNDNRRLMRRPPRKAGESLFSGGGWFYTLFYGLLIAGISLLAFFRLPLEMAAAAGKELSVDAVRQMLQNPEILLHSQTYAFTVLGLSQLFHAVGMRDVNASVFGSRLFSNRLMLLAFGAGLLLQAAVTELPFLSEMFGTSILSISEWGFLLSLASAPLIAHEILAMVTAGKDR; translated from the coding sequence ATGTATGAGAAAAAGACCATAGAGGAAACGCTTCAGAAGCTGAATGCGGATGGGAAAGAGGGGCTTAAATCAGGCGATGTGGAGGAACGCCAGCGCCACTATGGAAGAAATGTGCTGGAGGAGAAAAAACACAGAACCCTGCTTCAGAGGTTTGTGGGACAACTCTGCGATTCCCTGATTTTTGTGCTGTTTGCAGCGGCAGGGATTTCAGTGCTTCTCGGAGAGTACAGCGATGCGGTGATCATTCTTACGGTGGTGGTATTGAATGCGGCTGTGGGAGTAGTTCAGGAGGGGAAGGCGCAGAAGGCGCTGGAAGCCCTCAGAAATATGACCAGACTTGAGGCAGTTGTCATCCGGGAGGGGGTGGAGCAGGAAATCGACGCCCAGGAGCTGGTGCCGGGGGATCTGGTGGTCCTAGATACAGGCTGTCAGGTGCCGGCGGATATACGCCTGATCCAGTCGGCCGGACTCAAGATAGAGGAGTCGGCTCTCACAGGGGAGTCTGAGCCGGTAACAAAAGAGGCCGGATTCATCGCTGAGGGAAAGGTGGCTGCCGGCGACAGAAAAAACATGGCATTTATGACCTCCTATGTCACATCCGGCCGCGGCAGGGGAATTGTGACGGCCACGGGAATGGGAACGGAAATTGGAAGAATTGCCGCCATGATCCATGAGGCTCCGGAGGAGGAGACACCGCTTCAGAAGCGTCTGGGAGAACTGGGAAAAATACTGAGCCTCACTGCCGTAGCTCTGTGCGCAGTTCTGTTCGTCCTGGCAGTGGTTCAGAAGCGCGATGTGATGGAAATGCTGATTACCGCAATTTCCCTGGCAGTGGCGGCCGTACCGGAGGGACTTCCCGCCGTGGTTACCATTGTGCTGGCCTTGAGCGTTACCAGGATGGCAAAGGCGGGGACCATTGTGAGAAAGCTGCCGTCTGTGGAGACACTGGGGGCTGTCAGTGTGGTGTGTACGGACAAAACAGGAACGCTGACTAAGAATCAGATGACGGTGACAGAGTGGAATGAAAACGGAAGGGTCTGTGAGGTAGGAGAAAATGGGACGGACAGTAAGCCCTGCCTTCCGTCTGAGCGGCTGGCAGAGTGCTTTGCCCTGTGCAGCGATGCAGTACTGGAGAGCCGGACGGGTGATCCCACGGAGCTGGCTCTTCAGGAGTTCGCTCTTCTGGCCGGTGTCAGCAGGGAGAGTGCAAATGCCAGAAAGAAACGGTGCGGGGAGATCCCCTTTGATTCGGATCGGAGGATGATGACTACCCTTCACAGGGAAAAAGGAGGGTATGTTTCTTACACAAAGGGAGCGCCGGACGAAGTGATCCTGCACTGCACAAAGATATGGAAAAATGGAGAAGCAGTTCCCATGACGCCTGCTGATCAGAAGCGGGTCAGACAGGCGGCGGAGACCATGTCCGGGAAGGCTCTGCGGGTTTTGGCGGCTGCTATGCGGGAGGGAGTCTCTAAGCCTGCAGAGAGAGGGCTCACCTTTATTGGAATGGCCGGTATGATGGATCCTCCCAGAGATGAGGCCAGAGAAGCGGTGGAGCTGTTTAAAGAGGCCTCCGTCCGCACGGTGATGATTACAGGAGATCATGTAAAGACGGCAGGCGCCATCGCAAGGCAGCTGGGAATTGCAGAATCCGGAGAGGAGTGCATGACGGGGGAAGAGTTAGACAGGACGGATGATGAAACTCTCCGAAAAAAGATAGGGACCCTGTCGGTGTTTGCCAGAGTATCACCGGAGCACAAGGTCAGGATTGTGAACGCATTCCGGTCCGCCGGAATGATTACGGCTATGACAGGGGACGGAGTCAATGACGCCCCCTCCCTGAAAAACGCAGATATTGGAATAGCCATGGGACGCTCCGGCACAGATGTAGCCAAGCAGGCAGCTGATATGATTCTGACAGATGACAATTTCTCGACTATTGAGAAGGCGATTGAGGAGGGGAGAGGGATCTATGAAAATATTAAAAAATCCGTGATTTTCCTTCTGTCGTCGAATTTTGGGGAGATAGCTACCATGTTTGCCGCCATAGCGGCAGGGGTAGCCTCCCCGCTGAAGCCCAGTCATATCCTGTGGATTAATCTGATCACAGATTCTCTTCCGGCTCTGGCGCTGGGAGTGGATCAGAATGATAACCGGAGACTGATGCGGCGTCCGCCGAGAAAGGCAGGAGAAAGCCTGTTTTCCGGGGGAGGATGGTTTTACACGCTGTTTTATGGACTGCTGATTGCAGGAATCAGCCTGCTTGCATTTTTCCGGCTTCCGCTGGAGATGGCGGCAGCCGCAGGAAAGGAGCTGTCTGTGGATGCTGTCAGACAGATGCTTCAAAACCCGGAGATTCTTCTGCACTCCCAGACTTATGCCTTTACCGTGCTAGGGCTTTCACAGCTGTTCCACGCTGTCGGCATGAGGGATGTAAATGCATCAGTTTTTGGCAGCAGGCTTTTTTCCAACCGCCTGATGCTGCTTGCGTTCGGAGCCGGACTGCTGCTGCAGGCGGCTGTGACAGAGCTGCCGTTTCTTTCTGAGATGTTTGGAACCAGTATTCTGTCCATTTCAGAATGGGGATTTCTGCTGTCTCTGGCGTCTGCCCCTCTCATTGCCCATGAGATACTGGCCATGGTCACAGCCGGAAAGGACAGATAA
- a CDS encoding sirohydrochlorin cobaltochelatase has product MRSRGILFQRGMEMQAAGKGESGQMTVERIKRDGVLEDDGKKAILVVSFGTSYEGQIRDAIGAVERAVGRAFPGWEIRRAFTSQMIINHLREKGEDQTDNVEEALKRLLRDGYRVAAVQPTHVMNGLEYDKMMAAVRAHEAQFDAIYCGSPLLNSISDYEKTAEALARVTGEFQDGRTAIVCMGHGTEHEANQVYGRMESCFKKLGMENFFIGTVEARPSLEDVMAKVQRQDYERVILLPLMIVAGDHANNDMAGGEDSWKRAFEKSGCRVECVLRGMGEYGDIQQIFVEHVHQAIRGGL; this is encoded by the coding sequence GTGAGAAGCCGGGGCATTCTGTTTCAGAGAGGGATGGAAATGCAGGCAGCCGGAAAGGGAGAGAGCGGACAGATGACAGTTGAGAGGATAAAAAGAGACGGGGTTTTGGAGGATGACGGGAAAAAGGCCATCCTTGTAGTCAGCTTTGGCACAAGCTATGAGGGACAGATAAGAGATGCGATCGGAGCCGTGGAGAGGGCAGTGGGACGGGCTTTTCCGGGGTGGGAGATCCGCCGCGCCTTTACAAGCCAGATGATTATCAATCATCTGAGAGAAAAAGGGGAGGATCAGACAGACAATGTAGAGGAAGCTCTGAAACGCCTGTTAAGGGACGGATACCGGGTGGCGGCCGTCCAGCCCACTCATGTGATGAACGGGCTGGAGTATGACAAGATGATGGCAGCCGTGAGAGCGCACGAGGCTCAGTTTGACGCAATATACTGCGGAAGCCCTCTTTTAAACAGTATCAGCGACTACGAGAAGACCGCAGAGGCCCTGGCCCGGGTGACCGGGGAATTTCAGGACGGTCGGACAGCCATTGTCTGCATGGGACACGGCACGGAGCATGAGGCAAACCAGGTGTATGGCAGGATGGAGTCCTGTTTTAAAAAGCTGGGCATGGAGAATTTCTTCATCGGGACAGTGGAGGCGAGGCCCTCGCTGGAGGATGTTATGGCAAAGGTTCAGAGGCAGGATTATGAGCGGGTGATTCTTCTGCCGCTCATGATTGTGGCAGGAGACCATGCCAACAACGACATGGCCGGCGGGGAGGATTCCTGGAAAAGAGCTTTTGAGAAAAGTGGATGCAGAGTGGAATGTGTACTTCGGGGGATGGGAGAGTACGGTGATATCCAGCAGATTTTCGTGGAGCATGTACACCAGGCAATAAGAGGGGGGCTGTGA
- a CDS encoding peptide ABC transporter substrate-binding protein, producing MKKKFALLVAAAMLSTTVLSGCGGGGGTETTAASGGGDAQAVDTASGGNNLVVEIGPDPETIDPALNSAIDGANMIIHLFEPLLNFDKDNNIIGGMAETWEVSDDGLTYTFHLRDGLKWSDGTPLTANDFVYTFKRVADPLTAAPYGYDLLCMVKGYDEASNGNVDALGVSAPDDQTFVVELSYPCVYFDKICAFATMSPVQQATIDANGEAWAVDPSTYVCNGPMKIKEWVPGSHILMEKNENYWNADAVTADTIKFVLMEDVNAAYSAYNSGEVMMIKDVPTEEVPNLRDNPEFNVDPILGTYYISLNLNREYLQDVRVRQALSLALDRAYIADTIMQGTYSAAKNFVGPGVSDVEPGFSFADVTLEQYGEFFHTDDFEGDLAKAKELMAEAGYPNGEGFPAIEYMTNDAGYHKPLAEYLQSAWGELGINMDIKIVEWASFTPTRRNGDYDIARNGWVYDYDDPSNMLNLFETENGNNDGKYSNPEYDALIDQARTTADKTEHYALLHEAEQMLLNDMAMIPIAYQNDFWLQKPELQGTWHSPYGYWYFMYGYIGDGTEAPADGEAAAAAETEAAAE from the coding sequence ATGAAAAAGAAATTTGCACTTCTTGTAGCGGCAGCGATGCTTTCCACGACAGTGCTGTCGGGCTGCGGCGGTGGCGGCGGTACCGAGACGACAGCTGCATCCGGAGGCGGCGATGCCCAGGCAGTGGATACGGCGTCTGGCGGCAACAATCTGGTAGTGGAGATAGGGCCAGATCCGGAGACCATCGATCCGGCGTTAAACAGCGCTATTGACGGCGCAAATATGATCATCCATTTATTTGAGCCGCTCCTCAACTTTGACAAAGACAACAATATCATCGGCGGAATGGCTGAAACCTGGGAGGTTTCCGATGACGGTCTTACATATACCTTCCATCTGCGCGACGGTTTAAAATGGAGCGACGGCACTCCGCTGACAGCAAATGATTTCGTATATACCTTCAAGAGAGTGGCAGATCCGCTGACAGCTGCTCCTTATGGCTATGATCTGCTGTGCATGGTCAAGGGCTATGATGAGGCGTCAAACGGAAATGTGGATGCTCTGGGCGTTTCCGCACCGGATGATCAGACCTTTGTGGTAGAGCTCTCCTATCCGTGCGTATACTTTGACAAGATTTGTGCATTTGCAACCATGAGCCCTGTTCAGCAGGCAACCATCGATGCAAACGGCGAGGCATGGGCAGTCGATCCGTCCACTTATGTCTGCAACGGTCCGATGAAGATCAAAGAGTGGGTTCCAGGCTCCCATATCCTGATGGAGAAAAATGAGAATTACTGGAATGCAGATGCAGTTACAGCAGACACGATCAAGTTTGTTCTGATGGAGGATGTAAACGCAGCATACAGCGCCTATAATTCCGGCGAGGTTATGATGATTAAGGATGTTCCGACAGAGGAGGTTCCGAATCTTCGCGACAATCCTGAGTTCAACGTAGATCCGATCCTTGGAACCTACTATATCAGCCTGAACTTAAACAGAGAGTATTTACAGGATGTGAGAGTACGCCAGGCATTAAGCCTTGCTCTTGACAGAGCCTACATTGCAGATACCATCATGCAGGGAACCTATTCCGCAGCTAAGAATTTTGTGGGCCCGGGCGTTTCCGATGTAGAGCCAGGCTTCTCTTTTGCAGATGTGACCCTCGAGCAGTATGGTGAGTTCTTCCACACAGACGACTTTGAGGGAGACCTTGCGAAGGCTAAAGAGCTGATGGCTGAGGCAGGCTACCCGAACGGAGAGGGATTCCCGGCTATCGAGTATATGACGAACGATGCCGGCTATCATAAACCGCTGGCAGAGTATCTCCAGAGCGCATGGGGCGAGCTCGGAATCAACATGGATATCAAGATTGTTGAGTGGGCATCCTTCACACCAACCCGCCGCAACGGCGACTATGATATTGCCCGCAACGGCTGGGTATACGATTACGATGATCCGTCCAACATGCTGAATCTGTTTGAGACAGAGAACGGCAATAATGACGGCAAGTACAGCAATCCTGAGTACGATGCCCTCATTGATCAGGCACGCACAACGGCCGACAAGACAGAGCACTACGCACTTCTGCATGAGGCAGAGCAGATGCTGTTAAATGATATGGCTATGATACCGATTGCCTACCAGAATGACTTCTGGTTACAGAAGCCAGAGCTTCAGGGAACCTGGCATTCTCCATACGGCTACTGGTACTTCATGTACGGCTATATCGGTGACGGAACAGAGGCTCCGGCAGACGGCGAGGCAGCAGCCGCCGCAGAGACGGAGGCAGCAGCCGAATAA
- a CDS encoding peptide ABC transporter substrate-binding protein: MRKKFALLLAAAMLTTTVLSGCGGSGGDGAGTGAAAEAGNNLVVQIGPDPETMDPALNSAIDASNMIIHLFEPLLNMDKDNNIIGGMAETWEVSEDGLTYTFHLRDGLKWSDGSDFTANDFVYTFKRMADPMTAAPYAYDLLCMVKGYDEAAGGDVDALAVSAPDDQTFVVELSYPCVYFDKICAFAALSPVQQATVEANGEAWAVDPSTYVSNGPMKIKEWVPGSHILVEKNENYWNADAVTADTIKFVLMEDANASFSAYNTGEIMFTRDVPTEEVPNLRDNPEFHVAPILGTYYVSLNLEREYFQDVKVRQALSLALDRQYIADTIMQGTYSAATNFVGPGVSDAEPGSSFADTTVAQYGEFFHTDDFEGDLAKAKELMAKAGYPDGEGFPTIEYMTNDAGYHKPLAEYLQSAWGELGINMDIKIVEWASFTPTRRNGDYDIARNGWVYDYDDPSNMLNLFESTNGNNDGKYNNPEYDALIEQARTTVDKTEHYALLHEAEQMLLNDMAMIPVAYNNDFWLQSSDLQGIWHSPYGYWYFMYGYIGDAPEADDDAEAKVSTEAAEAATESTAQAE; encoded by the coding sequence ATGAGAAAGAAATTTGCACTTCTTCTGGCAGCTGCGATGCTTACCACGACTGTGCTTTCCGGCTGCGGAGGAAGCGGCGGTGACGGCGCAGGCACAGGTGCTGCAGCAGAGGCAGGAAATAACCTGGTGGTTCAGATTGGACCAGATCCGGAGACCATGGATCCGGCATTAAACAGCGCCATTGATGCGTCCAATATGATCATCCACTTATTTGAGCCGCTGTTAAATATGGACAAGGACAACAATATCATCGGCGGAATGGCTGAGACCTGGGAGGTTTCTGAGGACGGCCTCACCTACACCTTCCACCTGCGCGACGGCTTAAAGTGGAGCGACGGCTCTGACTTTACAGCCAATGATTTTGTATATACATTTAAGAGAATGGCAGATCCGATGACAGCTGCTCCTTACGCCTATGACCTTCTGTGCATGGTAAAGGGCTATGACGAGGCGGCAGGCGGAGACGTGGATGCTCTGGCAGTTTCCGCACCGGATGATCAGACCTTTGTGGTAGAGCTCTCCTATCCGTGCGTATACTTTGACAAGATCTGCGCATTTGCAGCCTTAAGTCCCGTTCAGCAGGCCACTGTAGAGGCAAACGGCGAGGCGTGGGCAGTAGATCCGTCCACTTATGTGAGCAACGGACCGATGAAGATCAAGGAGTGGGTTCCAGGCTCCCACATTCTTGTTGAGAAGAATGAGAATTACTGGAATGCGGACGCTGTTACAGCCGACACTATCAAGTTCGTTCTCATGGAGGACGCCAACGCATCCTTCAGCGCCTACAACACAGGCGAGATCATGTTCACAAGGGACGTGCCGACAGAGGAGGTTCCGAATCTCCGCGATAATCCGGAGTTTCATGTAGCTCCGATTCTTGGAACCTACTATGTGAGCCTGAATCTGGAAAGAGAGTATTTCCAGGATGTAAAAGTGCGCCAGGCATTAAGCCTTGCCCTTGACCGTCAGTATATTGCGGATACTATCATGCAGGGAACCTACTCTGCGGCTACGAACTTTGTAGGCCCAGGTGTTTCTGACGCAGAGCCAGGCTCTTCCTTCGCTGACACAACGGTTGCCCAGTACGGGGAGTTCTTCCACACAGACGATTTCGAGGGAGATCTTGCCAAGGCAAAGGAGCTTATGGCAAAAGCAGGATATCCGGACGGAGAGGGCTTCCCGACCATCGAGTACATGACAAATGACGCCGGCTACCATAAGCCGCTGGCAGAGTATCTCCAGAGCGCATGGGGAGAGCTGGGAATCAACATGGACATCAAGATTGTTGAGTGGGCATCCTTTACGCCAACCCGCCGAAACGGAGATTATGACATTGCCCGCAACGGCTGGGTATACGACTACGACGATCCGTCCAATATGCTGAATCTGTTTGAGTCCACAAACGGAAATAATGACGGAAAATACAATAATCCTGAGTACGATGCCCTGATCGAGCAGGCCCGTACAACTGTGGATAAGACGGAACACTATGCCCTTCTCCATGAGGCAGAGCAGATGCTGTTAAACGACATGGCTATGATTCCTGTGGCTTACAATAATGACTTCTGGCTGCAGAGCTCTGATCTTCAGGGAATCTGGCACTCTCCGTACGGATACTGGTATTTCATGTACGGCTATATTGGTGATGCGCCAGAGGCCGACGATGATGCAGAGGCCAAGGTGAGCACAGAGGCTGCTGAGGCTGCCACAGAGAGCACAGCCCAGGCTGAGTAA
- a CDS encoding oligopeptide/dipeptide ABC transporter ATP-binding protein: protein MMENKKLLEIQNLKQYFPVASGKLFEKKVVKAVDDVSFYINKGETLGLVGESGCGKTTTGRTLLRLYEPTSGRIIYDGTTIFDSGDLPLRDESGNPVIGEDGKPVYGKKTKVDMLPYRRKMQIVFQDPYASLDPRMTVGDIVGEAIDIHKLAANRKERQERIIRMLERVGLNSEHANRYPHEFSGGQRQRVGIARALAVDPEFIVCDEPVSALDVSIQAQVVNMFEELQNEMGLTYLFIAHDLSIVKHISNRIGVMYLGKMVELADSYELTFHSVHPYTKSLISAIPIADPETSRKSKRIVLSGDVPSPVNPPSGCHFRTRCPYATELCAQQDPEWREVSKGHYAACHHLDKIN, encoded by the coding sequence CTGATGGAAAATAAGAAGCTGCTTGAAATCCAGAATCTGAAACAGTATTTCCCTGTGGCCAGCGGAAAGCTCTTTGAGAAAAAAGTGGTTAAGGCTGTTGATGATGTATCCTTCTATATTAATAAGGGAGAAACACTGGGTCTGGTAGGCGAGTCCGGCTGCGGAAAGACGACCACAGGACGTACCCTTCTGCGCCTCTATGAGCCTACCAGCGGCCGCATTATCTACGATGGCACCACGATTTTCGACAGCGGAGATCTTCCCCTCAGGGATGAAAGCGGGAATCCGGTGATCGGAGAGGATGGAAAACCTGTATACGGGAAAAAGACAAAGGTTGATATGCTTCCCTACAGAAGAAAGATGCAGATCGTTTTCCAGGATCCTTACGCCAGCCTGGATCCGCGTATGACGGTGGGCGACATTGTAGGCGAGGCCATCGATATTCATAAGCTGGCTGCAAACCGCAAGGAGCGCCAGGAGAGGATCATCCGCATGCTGGAACGGGTGGGGTTAAACTCGGAGCATGCAAACCGTTATCCTCACGAGTTCTCCGGCGGCCAGAGGCAGCGTGTCGGCATTGCCCGCGCATTGGCTGTGGATCCGGAATTTATTGTCTGTGATGAGCCGGTATCTGCTCTGGATGTTTCCATTCAGGCTCAGGTTGTCAATATGTTTGAGGAGCTGCAGAACGAGATGGGGCTGACGTATCTGTTTATCGCCCATGATCTGTCTATCGTAAAGCATATTTCCAACCGAATCGGCGTTATGTACCTGGGAAAGATGGTGGAGCTTGCAGACAGCTACGAGCTGACCTTCCACAGTGTCCATCCCTACACCAAGAGTCTGATCTCAGCGATTCCGATTGCAGATCCGGAAACCAGCAGAAAGTCCAAGCGTATTGTGCTGAGCGGCGACGTGCCAAGCCCGGTAAATCCGCCCAGCGGCTGCCACTTCAGAACGAGATGCCCGTACGCCACAGAGCTGTGCGCACAGCAGGATCCGGAGTGGAGAGAGGTTTCCAAGGGACACTATGCAGCCTGTCACCACTTAGACAAGATCAATTAA
- a CDS encoding ABC transporter ATP-binding protein: MSEYLVNIKNERLSFFTPAGEVKALNDVSLHLKEGEVLGIVGESGSGKSVTAYSLMGLTAYPGRLIGGSIEFNGHEIDKMNEAQMRKIRGEEISLIFQDPMTSLNPVYTIGNQICEMILLHTKKTKQEARERAKELLTLVGINEPEKRLKQYPHELSGGMRQRVMIAIALACEPKLLIADEPTTALDVTIQAQILELMMELKKKLGMAIIMITHDLGVVASMCDKIAVMYAGKVVEYGTTDDIFYRPSHEYTKGLLRSIPRLDEKEKTRLVPIEGSPVDMLNPPAGCPFAPRCESCMKICLRQMPEYTDLSDIHYSACWLLQKAEFEKAQGGNN, encoded by the coding sequence ATGAGTGAATATCTTGTAAATATTAAAAACGAGCGCCTTTCCTTCTTTACGCCGGCCGGAGAGGTGAAAGCTTTAAATGACGTATCCCTGCATTTAAAGGAGGGAGAGGTTCTGGGAATCGTAGGCGAGTCAGGCTCTGGAAAGTCTGTAACAGCGTACAGCCTCATGGGACTGACGGCCTATCCGGGACGTCTGATCGGCGGAAGCATCGAGTTTAACGGCCATGAGATTGACAAGATGAACGAGGCCCAGATGAGAAAGATCAGAGGAGAGGAGATTTCCCTGATTTTCCAGGATCCCATGACCAGCTTAAACCCTGTATACACCATTGGAAATCAGATCTGCGAGATGATCCTGCTCCACACAAAGAAGACAAAGCAGGAGGCCAGGGAGAGGGCCAAAGAGCTCCTCACTCTGGTTGGAATCAATGAGCCGGAGAAGCGGTTAAAGCAGTATCCCCATGAGCTGTCCGGCGGCATGCGCCAGCGTGTCATGATCGCCATTGCCCTGGCATGCGAGCCGAAGCTGCTGATTGCAGATGAGCCGACCACCGCCCTGGATGTTACGATTCAGGCCCAGATTCTGGAGCTGATGATGGAGCTCAAGAAAAAACTGGGTATGGCAATTATCATGATCACTCATGATCTGGGTGTAGTGGCCAGCATGTGTGACAAGATTGCCGTTATGTACGCAGGCAAGGTGGTGGAGTACGGTACCACAGACGATATTTTCTACCGTCCGTCCCACGAGTACACCAAGGGACTTCTCCGCAGTATTCCGCGTCTGGACGAGAAGGAAAAGACAAGGCTTGTACCTATCGAGGGCTCACCGGTAGACATGCTGAACCCTCCGGCAGGATGTCCCTTTGCGCCGCGCTGTGAATCCTGCATGAAGATCTGCTTAAGACAGATGCCGGAGTACACGGACCTGTCAGACATTCACTACAGCGCCTGCTGGCTGCTCCAGAAGGCCGAGTTCGAGAAAGCGCAGGGAGGTAACAACTGA
- a CDS encoding ABC transporter permease, translating into MEKNKLSFQLKAEDFLPAGDDEKKSLVVMRESVSFWKDGLRRFKRNKIAMTSLVVVILIFILSFIVPQFYPYKYEQQIKGSNSLAPFEYSEAEQEAIANGEDVFPHILGTDQLGRDYAIRVMMGSRVSLTVGLVASAIILLIGSIYGSIAGFFGGWVDMVMMRIVDIIYTVPDVLIVILLATVLNYPLKELAMKPGFEWIGLIGVNLISIFVVFALLYWVGMARIVRSQIMILKEQEYVTAARALGASNGRIIKKHLLTNCIGTLIVTTTLQIPSSIFTESFLSFLGLGVNAPMPSLGSLASAALNGLQSYPYRLFAPAIMISVIILSFNLLGDGLRDAFDPKLKN; encoded by the coding sequence ATGGAGAAAAATAAACTGTCATTTCAGCTTAAGGCAGAAGACTTCCTCCCTGCAGGAGATGACGAGAAAAAAAGCCTTGTAGTAATGAGGGAGAGCGTCAGCTTCTGGAAGGATGGTCTGCGCCGTTTTAAGAGAAACAAAATAGCCATGACAAGCCTTGTGGTTGTCATTCTCATCTTTATACTATCCTTTATCGTGCCTCAGTTTTATCCGTACAAGTATGAGCAGCAGATAAAGGGAAGCAACAGCCTTGCGCCTTTCGAGTATTCTGAGGCAGAGCAGGAGGCAATCGCCAACGGCGAGGACGTGTTCCCCCACATTCTGGGAACGGATCAGCTGGGCCGCGACTATGCCATCCGTGTTATGATGGGAAGCCGTGTCTCTCTGACTGTAGGTCTGGTGGCCTCCGCCATTATTCTTTTGATAGGATCCATATACGGCTCCATAGCCGGATTCTTCGGAGGCTGGGTGGATATGGTGATGATGCGTATTGTAGACATCATATACACGGTCCCCGACGTTCTGATCGTAATTCTTCTGGCTACTGTGCTGAACTATCCGCTGAAGGAGCTGGCCATGAAGCCGGGATTTGAGTGGATTGGCCTGATCGGAGTCAATCTGATCAGTATTTTCGTGGTGTTCGCCCTCCTTTACTGGGTAGGTATGGCACGTATCGTGCGAAGCCAGATCATGATCCTGAAAGAACAGGAGTATGTGACTGCAGCCCGCGCTCTGGGCGCGTCAAACGGCCGCATTATCAAAAAGCACCTGCTCACCAACTGCATCGGAACCCTGATCGTTACGACTACCCTTCAGATCCCGTCCTCCATCTTTACGGAGAGCTTTTTAAGTTTCCTGGGACTGGGCGTAAACGCGCCGATGCCTTCTCTGGGAAGCCTTGCAAGTGCGGCCTTAAACGGACTTCAGAGCTATCCTTACCGCCTGTTTGCACCGGCTATCATGATTTCTGTCATCATCCTGAGCTTTAACCTCTTAGGTGACGGACTCCGTGATGCCTTTGATCCGAAGCTGAAGAACTAG